One Primulina huaijiensis isolate GDHJ02 chromosome 5, ASM1229523v2, whole genome shotgun sequence DNA segment encodes these proteins:
- the LOC140976732 gene encoding malonyl-coenzyme:anthocyanin 5-O-glucoside-6'''-O-malonyltransferase-like, with translation MTTQIESSQIAPPHGEIPPEISFPLTYLDLPWLRFHPIRRLFFYDSTASKSSFLETHIPKLKQSLSLTLKHYIALAGNILFPLIPTEKPRYRYVVGDSVSLMVYESTNDFDSLVGYGVRDADQFYEYVPQMPPVKDEPGFKIIPVLAIKVTLFPGRGICMGIANSHGIGDGSSIVRFIKAWASTNKFEGSDEELLIQAGKYAPCFDRKFIRDPLGIDAIFWNEIRHIPVHSSTFPLPTKKVRATYILHEADIKKLKDLVMSRIPRLVYLSSFVATSAYMWSKMVKSGDVIGEEVDERRDEYLVYSIDARARVDPPVPENYFGNCVAAGVIKVGRGVLVGDEGFFLAAEAIADDIQNRANNKEKVLKGVENWLSDFKKMLGGGFLGVSGSPKFDLYNMDFGWGKARKTEVASIDGENHSMSMCKPRNSERGIEIGLSLPTQRMEAFAALFAHGLTQL, from the coding sequence ATGACAACCCAAATCGAGAGCTCCCAAATTGCGCCGCCACACGGCGAGATTCCACCGGAGATATCATTTCCGCTGACATATCTCGACCTCCCATGGTTACGTTTTCACCCGATACGACGCCTTTTTTTCTACGATTCCACTGCTTCTAAATCCAGTTTCTTGGAAACCCACATTCCCAAACTCAAACAGTCACTCTCCCTCACTCTGAAGCATTACATCGCACTCGCAGGAAACATTTTATTCCCCCTAATCCCCACTGAGAAGCCGAGATATCGTTATGTTGTGGGGGACTCTGTCTCTCTCATGGTTTACGAATCAACTAACGATTTCGATAGCCTGGTTGGATATGGTGTGCGTGATGCTGACCAGTTCTACGAATATGTACCTCAGATGCCGCCCGTAAAAGATGAACCGGGATTCAAAATAATCCCTGTTCTGGCTATAAAAGTTACGCTGTTTCCAGGCAGGGGAATATGCATGGGTATCGCCAATAGTCACGGTATCGGCGACGGGAGTTCCATTGTGAGGTTCATAAAGGCGTGGGCTTCAACCAACAAATTTGAAGGATCTGACGAAGAGTTACTGATTCAGGCTGGTAAATACGCGCCTTGTTTTGATCGAAAGTTTATCAGGGATCCCCTTGGAATCGATGCTATTTTTTGGAACGAAATCAGACATATCCCCGTTCACTCTTCAACTTTTCCATTACCCACGAAAAAGGTTCGCGCAACATACATCCTGCATGAGGCTGATATCAAGAAACTAAAGGATTTGGTTATGAGTAGGATACCGAGGTTGGTTTACTTGTCATCTTTCGTCGCTACATCTGCTTATATGTGGTCTAAAATGGTGAAATCAGGAGATGTGATCGGTGAGGAAGTTGATGAAAGAAGGGACGAATATCTAGTTTATTCTATTGATGCGCGGGCAAGAGTGGATCCCCCGGTGCCTGAGAATTACTTTGGCAACTGTGTCGCTGCCGGAGTGATCAAAGTTGGGCGTGGTGTGTTGGTAGGGGATGAAGGATTCTTTCTGGCTGCGGAAGCCATTGCTGATGACATACAAAACAGGGCGAATAACAAGGAAAAAGTGTTGAAAGGTGTTGAGAATTGGCTGTCGGATTTCAAGAAAATGCTGGGGGGAGGTTTTCTTGGGGTGTCTGGATCACCGAAATTCGACTTGTATAACATGGATTTTGGATGGGGAAAGGCAAGAAAGACGGAGGTTGCCTCCATTGATGGGGAGAATCATTCAATGTCTATGTGCAAGCCGAGAAATTCTGAGAGGGGAATAGAGATTGGCTTGTCTCTGCCCACCCAAAGAATGGAGGCTTTTGCAGCTCTCTTTGCCCATGGATTAACACAATTATGA